In Paenibacillus phoenicis, one genomic interval encodes:
- a CDS encoding alpha-galactosidase — translation MAIQVLEAGKIFDIRMKSSSYVFGINENGTVQHLYWGEPVEAAECADLLHLRHHSSFDAEVNREREEYGGWGGTLYAEPCLKVRFQNGVRDLRLRYEGYEIGSSERGDQLMVRLSDEYYHLRVELHYRVIEEYDLIERSAKVVNEEGRPIRIDQVMAAAWSVPAEPSVRLTHVTGRWAGEYQLRRAPLTEGKKVLESRQGFTGAHANPWFALDGGKADEISGNVWFGALSWSGNWKIVLESTTFGHVRVVGGVNDFDGAFTLGPGESYTSPVFTGGFVSGGFGEMSRNLHNYQRDYVLPGSRERKVLYNSWEATEFAVNVREQIELAKQAARIGAERFVVDDGWFGARHSDRAGLGDWQVNPQKFPNGLQELIDEVKRLGMDFGLWVEPESVNPDSELYRNHPDWVYQFPTREGTLLRNQLMLNLGKPEVKAFVLEFMTDLLSTYDIAFVKWDMNRTITEPGAIPLHEHAEESVWIKHVNHLYEIWAELRRRFPRVEFETCAGGGSRIDLGMLRFADQAWISDNTDARDRLTIQEGFSYAYSPSVMMCWVTESPHGMNGRRLPLSFRFHSAMLGGLGIGANIARWSEAEIAEASRYVALYKKVRHLVAEGDLYRLASFAEGDVAAWQYVARDRDEIAVFAFRQAQYFGDAELRLRLRGLEPDARYRVAVPGEALPAEADNTADQRAAQPVGSASDLAEDNVWHGSTLMRLGLPLTLAGDYASRFVYLRRL, via the coding sequence TTGGCGATTCAGGTTTTGGAAGCGGGGAAAATATTTGATATCCGCATGAAAAGCTCGTCTTATGTATTTGGCATTAACGAAAACGGGACGGTGCAGCACCTTTATTGGGGGGAGCCCGTGGAGGCTGCGGAATGCGCCGATTTGCTTCACCTCCGTCACCACAGTTCCTTCGATGCCGAGGTGAATCGGGAACGAGAGGAGTATGGAGGTTGGGGCGGTACTTTATATGCAGAGCCCTGCCTGAAGGTGAGGTTCCAAAACGGCGTCCGCGATTTGCGGCTGCGTTATGAAGGATACGAGATTGGAAGTAGCGAGCGGGGCGACCAATTGATGGTCCGCCTGAGCGACGAGTATTATCACTTGCGGGTGGAGCTGCATTACCGGGTCATTGAGGAATATGATTTAATTGAACGCTCGGCCAAGGTAGTGAACGAGGAGGGGAGGCCGATTCGCATCGATCAAGTCATGGCGGCGGCCTGGTCTGTCCCAGCCGAGCCGTCCGTCCGGCTGACGCATGTGACCGGCCGCTGGGCCGGTGAATACCAACTCCGGCGGGCCCCGCTCACCGAAGGCAAAAAGGTGCTGGAATCGCGGCAGGGCTTCACCGGTGCGCATGCCAATCCTTGGTTTGCGCTGGATGGCGGCAAGGCGGACGAGATATCCGGGAACGTTTGGTTCGGCGCGTTAAGTTGGAGCGGCAACTGGAAAATCGTCCTGGAATCCACCACCTTTGGCCATGTCCGCGTTGTCGGCGGGGTCAATGACTTCGATGGGGCGTTTACCTTGGGCCCCGGGGAGAGCTACACCTCCCCCGTGTTTACGGGGGGCTTTGTCTCCGGCGGCTTCGGAGAGATGAGCCGGAATTTGCACAACTATCAACGGGACTACGTGCTTCCCGGATCACGGGAACGAAAAGTGTTGTACAACTCCTGGGAAGCGACGGAATTCGCGGTGAACGTCCGGGAGCAAATCGAGTTGGCTAAACAGGCGGCCCGGATCGGCGCGGAGCGGTTTGTCGTCGACGATGGTTGGTTTGGCGCGCGCCACAGCGACCGGGCCGGTCTCGGCGACTGGCAGGTGAACCCTCAGAAATTCCCGAACGGACTGCAGGAGTTGATCGACGAGGTGAAACGGCTTGGCATGGATTTCGGGCTGTGGGTTGAACCCGAATCGGTCAATCCGGACAGCGAGTTGTACCGGAACCATCCCGATTGGGTCTATCAATTCCCAACGCGTGAAGGAACGCTGCTGCGCAATCAATTGATGCTGAACTTGGGCAAGCCGGAGGTCAAGGCGTTTGTGCTTGAGTTTATGACGGATCTGCTCAGTACCTACGACATCGCCTTCGTCAAATGGGATATGAACCGCACGATCACGGAGCCGGGCGCAATCCCGCTGCACGAGCACGCCGAGGAGTCGGTATGGATCAAGCACGTCAACCACTTGTACGAGATTTGGGCCGAGCTCCGGCGCCGTTTCCCGCGGGTGGAGTTCGAGACCTGCGCCGGAGGCGGTTCGCGGATCGATCTCGGCATGCTGCGGTTTGCGGACCAGGCTTGGATCAGCGACAATACGGATGCCCGGGACCGGCTGACGATCCAGGAGGGCTTCTCCTACGCCTACAGCCCCTCCGTCATGATGTGCTGGGTCACGGAGTCCCCGCACGGTATGAACGGCCGGCGGCTGCCGCTGTCGTTCCGCTTCCACAGCGCCATGCTGGGCGGGCTGGGCATCGGCGCGAACATCGCCCGCTGGTCCGAGGCGGAAATAGCCGAAGCCAGCCGTTATGTGGCGCTGTATAAAAAGGTGCGTCATCTGGTGGCTGAGGGCGATTTGTATCGGCTGGCCTCTTTTGCGGAAGGTGATGTTGCCGCATGGCAGTATGTGGCCCGAGACCGGGATGAAATCGCCGTGTTTGCCTTTCGCCAGGCACAATATTTTGGCGACGCGGAGCTGCGGCTGCGCCTGCGGGGGTTAGAGCCGGATGCACGGTATCGGGTTGCAGTGCCGGGGGAGGCACTACCCGCGGAGGCGGACAACACCGCCGATCAACGCGCGGCCCAACCCGTCGGCTCCGCCTCCGACTTGGCCGAAGACAACGTCTGGCACGGCTCCACCTTGATGCGCCTCGGCCTGCCGCTGACCTTGGCCGGCGATTACGCCAGCCGGTTTGTATACTTGCGGCGGTTATAA
- a CDS encoding DsbA family protein: MAHNKGSNRSGGGKPAPNNKTAYNRTTQGKKIAGKGTAGKSAGGKGTDRGTAKSGLIFVISLILIGALVITLAIVFLKDSDGSGLKDLPNYTEIKGDYTAEGLKYEKQPHLGDPNAKVKVIEFADFKCPACKKWEETYMDQLQQDFIDTGKIELFFINYAFIDRDSIMAASAGEAIAAQSNEKFWEFKRKLYEHQGDETKIWATPDFLLDFVKKNIEGIDYDRFAKDLKEYTYMLPVKEDFKTGGYYGVNGTPQFMVNGELLPSASYEELAAAIEAELAETD, translated from the coding sequence ATGGCCCATAACAAGGGAAGCAATCGGAGCGGCGGCGGGAAACCGGCTCCGAACAACAAGACGGCGTACAACAGGACAACCCAAGGCAAGAAGATCGCCGGTAAGGGGACGGCAGGCAAATCTGCGGGCGGAAAAGGAACAGACCGGGGGACCGCGAAATCCGGTCTGATTTTTGTGATATCGTTGATTTTGATCGGGGCCCTAGTGATCACGTTGGCTATCGTTTTCCTCAAAGATTCGGATGGTTCCGGTTTGAAGGATCTCCCGAACTACACGGAAATCAAAGGCGATTACACCGCCGAAGGCTTGAAGTATGAGAAACAGCCGCATTTGGGCGATCCGAACGCCAAGGTCAAAGTCATCGAGTTCGCTGATTTCAAATGCCCGGCCTGCAAGAAGTGGGAAGAAACTTATATGGACCAGCTGCAGCAGGACTTCATCGATACCGGTAAAATCGAGTTATTTTTCATTAATTATGCGTTTATTGACCGGGATTCGATCATGGCGGCCAGCGCGGGCGAGGCGATCGCGGCGCAGAGCAATGAGAAGTTCTGGGAGTTCAAGCGTAAGCTGTATGAACACCAAGGCGATGAGACGAAAATTTGGGCGACACCTGACTTTTTGCTGGACTTCGTGAAGAAGAATATCGAGGGGATCGACTATGATCGGTTCGCGAAGGATTTAAAAGAATATACCTACATGCTGCCGGTCAAAGAAGATTTCAAAACAGGTGGTTACTACGGGGTCAACGGAACCCCTCAATTCATGGTGAACGGGGAGCTGCTGCCAAGCGCTTCCTACGAGGAGTTGGCGGCGGCGATTGAGGCGGAGCTGGCGGAAACCGACTAA
- a CDS encoding Hsp20/alpha crystallin family protein translates to MFDLIPFGRHREDAFGQLAKTFNDVFNDDFFAPFKNSPLSFRTDIRETDQAYLVEAELPGFRKEDIEIDYAAPYLTIKAVRNEDHNMEDTNHQIVRKERRHGEYVRRFYVQDIAEEDIRASLKDGVLKLEVPKRQPTRSKRIQIQDGD, encoded by the coding sequence ATGTTTGATTTGATTCCTTTTGGCAGACACAGGGAAGATGCGTTTGGACAGTTGGCTAAAACGTTTAATGATGTGTTCAATGATGACTTTTTTGCACCGTTTAAAAATTCGCCGCTTTCTTTCAGAACGGACATCCGTGAAACGGATCAAGCGTATCTGGTTGAAGCGGAATTGCCTGGTTTCCGAAAAGAGGACATCGAGATCGACTATGCCGCACCTTACTTGACAATCAAAGCGGTTCGTAATGAAGACCACAACATGGAGGATACGAACCATCAAATCGTTCGGAAGGAACGCCGGCACGGCGAATACGTACGCAGATTCTACGTGCAGGACATTGCTGAAGAAGATATTCGCGCGTCCTTGAAGGATGGCGTTCTGAAGCTGGAGGTGCCGAAACGGCAACCGACCCGCTCCAAACGCATCCAAATTCAAGACGGCGATTAA
- a CDS encoding molybdopterin dinucleotide binding domain-containing protein: protein MKDAQVLQSAFAEDSFGRNITQTTYRDPLGHDPSSGSGIRRGKARNGSYRAGVGAAGERRGAYAAVHVVVDLFETETSAYADWLLPGTSFLEVEETMTNLEGRVFCRPRVCCAPSPNGWARLTTRRGSLEVAAKVTADIHPRTMFVPFHWGGDLAVNRLTNDALHPVSRMPEFKISAVRAESVEAGDTGSGADTSADGASWGSARDDGEAKYTAVQHTAERTADPAALVASRHERS, encoded by the coding sequence GTGAAGGATGCTCAGGTGCTGCAGTCCGCTTTTGCAGAAGACAGCTTTGGACGTAACATCACACAGACTACGTACCGGGATCCCCTAGGACACGATCCGTCAAGTGGCTCGGGGATTCGCCGGGGCAAAGCGCGGAATGGTTCTTACCGCGCGGGGGTTGGAGCAGCAGGTGAACGGCGTGGAGCATACGCTGCAGTACATGTCGTCGTCGACCTGTTCGAGACGGAGACGTCCGCCTACGCGGATTGGCTGCTGCCCGGCACGTCCTTCCTCGAAGTGGAAGAGACGATGACGAACCTCGAGGGCCGGGTGTTCTGCCGGCCCCGGGTGTGCTGTGCGCCCTCGCCGAACGGCTGGGCCCGCTTGACCACGCGGCGCGGGTCGCTGGAGGTCGCCGCCAAGGTGACGGCGGACATCCATCCGCGCACGATGTTTGTCCCGTTCCATTGGGGCGGCGACTTAGCTGTGAACCGGCTGACGAACGACGCCCTGCACCCCGTCAGCCGAATGCCGGAGTTTAAGATCTCCGCCGTTAGGGCGGAAAGCGTGGAAGCGGGGGACACTGGTTCCGGCGCAGACACAAGTGCTGACGGCGCTTCTTGGGGCAGCGCCCGGGACGACGGGGAGGCCAAGTACACTGCTGTGCAACACACCGCCGAGCGCACCGCTGATCCCGCCGCTCTTGTGGCATCTCGTCATGAGCGAAGCTGA
- a CDS encoding aldehyde dehydrogenase has product MSQIANSTQAPTEPQPAQTLEQTISEVVRAQQQFVRSGATRPVEFRLRQMERLKTAIKRYETRILEALQRDLRKPEFEGYSTEVGYAYDSIRYVMKHLRRWAKPERVRTPLAHIGSSSYIYREPYGSTLIIGPFNYPFMLVIDPLIGAISAGNAAIVKPSEYTPHVSRVIAEMLGEYFEPDYIRVIEGGPEATSALIHAPLDFIFFTGSIRVGKIVMAAAAEHLVPVILELGGKSPCIVDQEADLDLAAQRIVWGKFLNTGQTCVAPDYVLVHESVRAELVAKMKAQIKAFYGEDPRQSPDYGRIVNEQQWSRLMGLLEPSKVVVGGDGDREDLYLGPTIMDNVSWEDSVMQEEIFGPILPVLDYRDLDVALREIGERPKPLALYLFTSNAATERKAMESVSFGGGCVNDTVMHLVSPYLPFGGVGSSGMGAYHGRYSYETFSHRKSVLKKSTRVNLSFIYPPYTAGKLKLIRRFFK; this is encoded by the coding sequence TTGAGTCAAATTGCAAATTCTACCCAAGCTCCAACCGAACCGCAACCGGCGCAAACCTTAGAGCAAACTATTTCGGAGGTCGTCCGCGCGCAGCAGCAATTCGTCCGATCCGGTGCCACGCGGCCCGTAGAATTCAGGCTGCGTCAGATGGAACGTCTGAAGACCGCGATTAAACGTTATGAAACGCGCATTTTGGAAGCGCTGCAGCGAGATTTGCGCAAGCCTGAATTTGAAGGCTACAGCACGGAAGTGGGTTATGCTTACGACAGCATCCGCTACGTGATGAAGCATCTGAGGCGTTGGGCCAAGCCGGAGCGGGTTCGAACTCCGCTGGCCCATATCGGCTCCAGCAGCTACATCTATCGGGAGCCTTACGGCTCGACCTTGATCATCGGCCCGTTTAACTATCCGTTTATGCTGGTGATCGACCCGTTGATCGGAGCGATCTCTGCGGGAAACGCCGCGATCGTGAAGCCTTCGGAGTATACCCCTCATGTCTCCAGGGTGATCGCCGAGATGCTTGGCGAATATTTTGAACCCGATTACATACGAGTCATAGAGGGAGGGCCGGAGGCGACGTCTGCGCTGATCCATGCGCCGCTGGATTTTATTTTTTTCACCGGAAGTATTCGGGTTGGAAAGATCGTCATGGCGGCCGCTGCGGAGCATTTGGTGCCGGTTATCCTGGAGCTTGGCGGGAAGAGTCCTTGCATCGTGGATCAAGAGGCGGACCTCGATCTGGCTGCGCAGCGTATCGTTTGGGGCAAGTTCCTAAATACAGGTCAGACCTGCGTGGCTCCGGACTATGTACTCGTTCACGAGTCGGTGCGAGCGGAGCTGGTTGCCAAAATGAAGGCGCAGATCAAAGCCTTCTACGGTGAGGATCCAAGGCAAAGCCCTGACTACGGGCGGATCGTGAATGAGCAGCAGTGGAGCCGACTGATGGGATTGCTTGAGCCGTCCAAAGTTGTGGTTGGCGGGGACGGAGACCGTGAGGATCTGTATTTGGGGCCAACGATTATGGACAACGTCAGCTGGGAAGACTCCGTGATGCAGGAAGAGATTTTTGGACCGATTTTGCCGGTGCTGGACTATCGAGACCTAGATGTGGCGCTCCGGGAGATTGGTGAGCGGCCCAAGCCGCTGGCGTTGTACTTGTTTACGAGCAATGCCGCCACGGAACGGAAGGCGATGGAGTCCGTTTCATTTGGCGGAGGGTGCGTGAACGATACGGTCATGCATCTGGTGAGCCCGTATTTGCCCTTTGGCGGTGTCGGCTCTTCGGGGATGGGAGCCTACCACGGCCGTTACAGCTATGAAACCTTCTCTCATCGGAAAAGCGTGCTGAAAAAGTCAACGCGGGTGAACTTGAGCTTCATCTATCCGCCTTATACGGCTGGCAAGCTGAAGCTGATTCGACGTTTTTTCAAGTAG
- a CDS encoding L-rhamnose mutarotase, with the protein MEISPSRKFAWTWRVKEDQLEAYVEMHLNPWPEVLEEHRKAGIRNYSIFQQGNQFFYCFECDDPDAAFKYIAASEVCQRWNAITSGMVEGSFDFNEPQPIVPMREVFYLK; encoded by the coding sequence ATGGAAATCAGTCCAAGCCGGAAATTTGCCTGGACCTGGCGGGTGAAGGAAGATCAACTGGAGGCTTATGTAGAGATGCATTTGAACCCATGGCCCGAGGTGCTGGAGGAGCATCGCAAAGCCGGGATTCGCAATTATTCGATTTTTCAGCAGGGGAATCAGTTCTTCTATTGCTTTGAATGCGATGATCCGGACGCGGCGTTCAAGTACATTGCGGCCAGCGAGGTGTGTCAGCGGTGGAATGCAATTACGTCGGGCATGGTGGAGGGTTCGTTTGACTTTAATGAGCCGCAGCCGATCGTGCCGATGCGCGAGGTATTTTACTTGAAATAG
- a CDS encoding aldo/keto reductase, whose amino-acid sequence MKYRTLGKTGLNVSVVGIGTWQFGGEWGLNYTQAEVDAILDRGRELGINLIDTAECYGDHLSESFIGDYLSRRNREDWLIATKFGHQFHERFTRTDRFDAAAVLQQLDASLKALKTDYIDLYQFHSGPDAAFDNDELWTLLDKQKQAGKILHLGTSIGSNDNLHQTEASTKVGVEAIQVVYNRLDRVPENRVFPSCERQQLGVLARVPLASGYLSGKYKPGAVFSETDVRHRHDPESTRRKLEEVEEIRRNEVPEGVDMAQWALAWCLKNPVVSTVIPGCKNPAQVEANAAAAELEI is encoded by the coding sequence ATGAAATATCGGACATTAGGAAAAACCGGTCTCAACGTTTCCGTGGTCGGCATTGGAACTTGGCAATTCGGCGGGGAGTGGGGTTTAAACTACACGCAAGCGGAAGTGGATGCGATCTTGGATCGGGGCCGGGAGCTGGGCATCAATCTGATCGATACGGCAGAATGTTATGGCGACCATCTGTCCGAATCGTTTATCGGGGATTATCTGAGCCGGCGCAACCGGGAGGACTGGCTGATCGCCACGAAATTTGGGCATCAATTTCATGAACGGTTTACGCGGACGGACCGCTTTGATGCTGCGGCGGTACTACAACAGCTTGATGCTTCGCTGAAAGCGTTGAAGACGGACTATATCGATCTGTATCAGTTTCATTCCGGCCCGGATGCGGCGTTTGATAATGATGAACTTTGGACGCTGCTGGATAAGCAAAAACAAGCCGGGAAAATCCTCCATCTGGGCACGTCGATCGGCAGCAACGACAACCTGCATCAGACCGAAGCTTCAACGAAGGTAGGGGTGGAGGCGATTCAGGTGGTTTATAACCGGCTCGACCGCGTGCCGGAGAATCGGGTGTTCCCGTCCTGCGAGCGCCAGCAACTCGGTGTGCTTGCAAGAGTTCCTCTGGCGAGCGGTTATCTGAGCGGCAAGTATAAACCGGGCGCGGTGTTCAGCGAAACCGATGTACGCCATCGTCATGATCCGGAAAGCACCCGGCGCAAGCTGGAGGAAGTGGAAGAGATTCGGCGGAATGAAGTGCCGGAGGGTGTGGACATGGCTCAGTGGGCCTTGGCCTGGTGCCTGAAGAATCCTGTTGTCAGCACGGTGATTCCGGGCTGCAAGAACCCTGCGCAAGTGGAGGCTAATGCGGCTGCGGCGGAGCTGGAAATCTAA
- a CDS encoding helix-turn-helix transcriptional regulator gives MGGDNFLISTTTIRAELEDYIKSEGTTLHRFSESAGVNVGTLSGIINGNRPIAIGQLDRITAAMGLPEGHFYDLYADECFTSTAPHWRRLRPFLLRCAELQKHDCIKQVLNRLLEDLKQIAGIFDTAEMMYEQGWKEAAVILYESVIESERSSHSERLAMSYYRIFQIFQTDTRRGFKAALQFLPYRYRLPEAYALDGLLMLTEIYALRFNWSEVENYADELCQFTEALYNRRIWMDEDFKPKRPLVYYYGRAYLIKSSSYEYRGMFEESKKWIPKYADLSWFEGLDEAGKAEVEQLKMFAYANWMCMDIKSGNRELIGEYVKFLEEHPGEIVEGLTTLIEASNRHNYFIDEILNKFSDDIDDYRKIKQTSKSNYKEPSLIFRRAVFFQNYALYYFRKALYEEGIYHLLFSMELSILLNSKDLIVNNMALFELHRKHASLKQCNTYSELCRKVWENEKESILGGFGYNYG, from the coding sequence TTGGGGGGTGATAATTTTTTGATATCTACAACCACGATTCGCGCAGAACTGGAAGATTACATCAAGAGCGAAGGGACAACCCTGCACCGTTTCTCGGAATCCGCCGGGGTGAACGTCGGAACGTTAAGCGGAATTATTAACGGGAACCGGCCGATTGCCATCGGACAATTGGATCGGATTACGGCTGCGATGGGGTTGCCTGAAGGACACTTTTACGATTTATACGCAGATGAATGTTTTACTTCAACGGCTCCGCATTGGAGGAGGCTGCGGCCGTTCCTGCTGAGATGCGCCGAGTTGCAGAAGCATGACTGCATTAAACAGGTTCTAAACCGTTTGTTAGAGGATTTGAAACAAATCGCGGGCATTTTCGATACAGCCGAAATGATGTATGAACAAGGTTGGAAAGAGGCTGCGGTTATACTCTATGAAAGCGTTATCGAAAGTGAGCGATCTAGCCACTCCGAACGCTTGGCGATGAGTTACTATCGGATATTTCAAATATTTCAAACTGATACGAGAAGAGGCTTTAAAGCTGCATTGCAATTTTTACCTTACAGATATCGGTTGCCTGAAGCCTATGCTCTCGATGGTTTACTGATGCTAACTGAGATTTACGCACTGAGATTTAATTGGTCTGAAGTTGAGAATTATGCGGATGAGCTCTGTCAATTCACCGAAGCCCTTTACAACAGACGCATCTGGATGGATGAAGACTTCAAACCTAAACGTCCATTGGTCTACTATTATGGAAGAGCTTATTTAATTAAATCTAGCTCTTATGAGTACCGTGGAATGTTTGAAGAATCCAAGAAGTGGATTCCGAAGTATGCAGATTTGAGCTGGTTTGAGGGTCTCGATGAAGCGGGGAAAGCCGAAGTAGAGCAACTTAAGATGTTTGCATACGCTAACTGGATGTGCATGGATATCAAATCAGGAAATCGAGAGTTGATAGGGGAGTATGTAAAATTCCTTGAAGAGCATCCAGGTGAAATTGTTGAAGGGCTAACCACGTTAATTGAGGCGTCTAATCGACATAATTACTTTATCGATGAAATTTTAAATAAATTCTCCGATGATATTGATGATTATAGAAAAATCAAACAGACATCAAAATCGAATTACAAAGAGCCATCACTTATATTTAGACGTGCAGTTTTTTTTCAGAACTACGCACTCTATTATTTTCGAAAAGCTCTATATGAAGAAGGGATATATCATCTCTTATTCAGTATGGAGTTAAGTATATTGTTAAACAGCAAAGATCTGATAGTTAATAATATGGCATTATTTGAGTTGCATCGGAAGCACGCCTCTTTGAAACAATGCAATACTTATTCTGAGTTATGTAGAAAGGTGTGGGAAAATGAAAAAGAAAGCATTTTGGGCGGTTTCGGCTATAATTATGGTTAG
- a CDS encoding aspartyl-phosphate phosphatase Spo0E family protein — protein MNNSEKIRFRIELERQELNRLAQRYGMRHARVLHQSVVLDRLLNKYSQVIYSNYRRRKPIA, from the coding sequence ATGAACAATTCTGAAAAAATCAGATTTCGGATCGAATTGGAAAGACAAGAATTAAATCGGCTCGCACAGAGATACGGAATGCGCCATGCACGGGTTCTCCATCAGTCGGTTGTTCTTGACCGCTTGTTAAATAAATATAGCCAAGTCATATATTCCAATTACCGAAGAAGGAAGCCGATCGCGTAG